The Quercus robur chromosome 3, dhQueRobu3.1, whole genome shotgun sequence DNA segment ACATCATCACATCACAAgccctagcatacatctaatcATGCATATCATCACATCACAAATCCTAGCGTACATATAATCATGGCATCTCTTAACATATTACATCATCCAAGGCAGCAACAAAACAAGGCGGAAAAGATAGGCATGACAAACAAACATAGACCATCACATGTATTCCAAACTTTTACACATGAAATtaaacatcaaacaaacatattacATCAttaaaatgcatgttcataccaatgcatgacttacctcacttactTTATAGCAACTCAACACTTATGGCATTatgcatggacatgtgaatGAATGACATGGTATTAAAAGCAAGAAACTTTAAGAGAAAGCCCTAATCTAGCATAtcataacaaacaaacatgtgaacaGAGAAGTATAAAGCTTAAAAGCATACAAAAAGGTTAAAGCAAAAGCATATGATGTGAAATCAAAGAAGGAACAAAAAGCAGAAAACTTGAATTAAGGTTTTTGGGTGCAAGTATGCGTGCACATACATAGACCTATGTACACAGGCTAGTTGTATGCGTACACATATTTTGAGCATACGTACGCATGTACGAAGCATATGCATGTAGGCacaccctaaaccctaacccagaaATAGAAACGCAGAAAAAACACTTGAAAACTTAAATTTAACAATCTAACATGCTTTTAAGACATACAAACACACAAACCTAGACTAAACAAACATACTAAAACATAAATcaagtaaagaaacaaaaaaaaaaaaaaaaaacacagaattaaaagcaaaaatgaaagaaaaagtttaaaagaatACCTCAAAGCAAAAGCTCTtaggcttgattttttattgttcccttcagtcaaatctatcacaaatcaataaacatatgattagtaatcttaaaattCAAAGATCAAGGCCAAAAAAGGccataatcaaataaaattgacttaatgatgttttgtgaaaaactccctttttgattcactatttctcgTTAATCTTATTATTTTCCCGTaggatttctgtgtgttttttgaaaggtaccatgtatggctatttatattgtgaaaataggggtttggaatGGCTTCCAGACAATGTGAGATTCATTCAAAATCTCAGTCTTTAATGTAGAAAACTTGCATTTCTGGTGCTTCTGAAACCCTACCTGAGTGCGTAGACTCGTGCATACGCAGGTTCATGCTTGCGTACACAGGCTTAGGGTTTCTTTtggcctttattttccaaaaatagatttttttgttctcattaaaaagttatattttccatttttacaTATCCCAAGTCAATTTGTAATTTGATTGAACCCTAAACCAACCtttggttttataattttagcatcattggggaacgggggCTCGAattgtaaggggtacaaaatgtgtTGTCTACATCTACAATTAAACTCGAATTccaacaatataattaaacagATACTAAGGTTGCATTTGGCATTAGCTtaaaaagccaatttttttttttactatttagcttatttttgctactgtTCATAGGTTCTATTGCACtctttggtactattcatgggttccactatactattttatctaacttttagctttatctacagtactttcagcaaaaagttttcagtttcagctaaataaactATTCCCAAACAAACTCTAAAACTAAGAGCATTAAATATACTTtgttatttcaaaatttagtagTTCAGTGTACGCCaactattttatttgatttttgataaATGAAGTCAGTTGTCATTACTCGCCCTACCACATAAAATTCTACTTTGTGTTAATTTGCCCCacaattattacaatttttttaataaaacatgttttattaatataaatatacttgaaattaccaCTAAATTTATACCATCAagtcaaacttatttttaacatgactttaataatattatcCAAGTGCTTAATAAGacaatatcacaaaaaaaaaaaacaaaaaaaaaaaatcttaatatccattcatttaaataagttagtattgatttgtttgtttaaatagtaagaATTTAGGATAtgttaaatttacaattataacccttattacttttaatataattaaattttataacgGATGCCGAATCCACATTTTAGATtgcatattaataaaaatatagagatCATTATTTTTTCATCCTTTCTAATGATGGAATTAATAACATGTtgaatacatttttaaaagtaggattcttcagattttcaaaAATCTCAACATAttacaaaacccagaaacaaTCCAAATTACTAGATTTCATCTTTGAAATCTCTTCTTACTTTCCAGCTAAGTAACCAAACCTAAAGGCACGTGTCAAAGTGTTCATCTTCCTACAAGCTTCAAGACCTAGCATTCTTTCTAAAATTCAAATGAGATAAGTTATATTCATTGCTTATATAAGCAGCCTAAGCTGTAGGTGTAAGCATTACCATAGAATTTGAGGTCTTGGCTCGAATCAGTACGTAGTAAAGGTATTTAAATTGCAAAATCattatatatctttttagtGTTTgctacttatataaaaaaataaaattattctataatataaatacaaattatttaagGTTGATATGctagtttaaattatttatatttctacTTATATATTATACACTACACTTACATATATACTATACTGAGATGTAATGATGTGTTGTTTCATAAAACTATTGTGCTCTCTAGCTAGTCATCGGGAAATAGGAAATTAAGCAtcgaaaataataatttgtttcCTAATTTccttaatataaatatatatatatatatatatatatatatatgtatgtatgtatcaCATTAAGCTATAATTGTAACTGCTTACTAAATTGTTAAGAGAAATTGAAGTTTGATTGCCCACAGAATATTGAAACGAGGAGAGATAATGTTCGGAAAAGGAGCATCAAGTTCAAAGAGTATGGAAATCATTGGCTCTGAAAAGAAGTTTTCTGTGCTCATTGTGGATGATGACCCCATCATTAGAAAAATCCATAGTGCACTCCTAAGCAAATTTACTAAGGAAATTCAAGAGgtcaaaaatggaaaagaagCAGTTGATCTTTGCCGATCTGGGGCTtcatttgatattatttttatggacAAGGAGATGCCAATCATGAATGGGCTTGAGGTATGTTTTTCAAAGTAGAACCTCACATttttcataagatttttttttttttttttagggaaatttttgtaagaaaatatgATGTTAAAGTAAACTACTTACAATACAATAATCTTCAAAGGTAAGGACATGCATGTATTTTCATATATCCAGagaacttaacaaaaacaatatattaGCATAAATGGTTGCATTTTCTTGTAAGTTCATAATCTTTGTAACTAGGTTCACAAGTGATGATAGTATAAGAATAATTTAATAATGTATCGTTATTATTCATAATGATAGTTGATGGGATTTTTCAACAACTCATAATTTTGATTTGTGGAacacaacttttttcttttttcccctatttGGAGAATTGGGTAATGCCAATTAATTATGAGACTCTTGACAATTTAAGTCAACATAATTATTGCAACTTATTTTTATGCAatgagcatatatatatattagcataaATGGTTGCATTTTCTTATGTAAGTTCATAATCTTTGTAACGAGGTTCACAAGTGATGATAGTATAAGAATAATTTAATAATGTATCGTTATTATTCATAATGATAGTTGATGGGATTTTTCAATAACTCATAATTTTGATTTGTGGAacacaacttttttcttttttcccctatttGGAGAATTGGGTTATGCCAATTAATTACGAGACTCTTGACAATTTAAGTCAACATAATTATTGCAACTTATTAAGCAattattcataaacaaatatGTAAAATTGTTTCTTATGTCATAtcattatgcatttttttattgattcaaTAATTAAGTTTGGAAAATTTGAACCCTAAATATCTATATtggaaacaacaaaaaatgttagTTAGGTTACAAGACAATTAACTATCAAtaaattctttctcaaaaaaaaaatatatatatatctcaataaattattattgctattatgtttatattattatatataatatatacttAACGCTCATAAAGGCTCACATTTGTAACTTGTGCAACATCAAGTAATATACGTTATCTCAATTTTTTCTCCCACTTAATAACTTCATATAAGATCTTGTGCCcctaattatattttatttataggcGACAAAGGAGCTGCGAGCTATGGGCGTCAATAGCACAATTGTGGGAGTCACTTCATGTGATTTAAGCTCTGAAAGAAATGATTTTATTGCAGCTGGTCAAAATCAGTGTTATGAAAAGCCATTAACCATTGAAAAGATCAAGTCTCTCCTGAGCGAGTTAAACAAGAATAACTAATATGCTAATGGAGATAGCGGATGAACCATGTGATCCTTTGTTTTTATGCAATGAGCATATAAAAACTATGTTCTTATGTTAGTTGCTTTATGTTAGTAGAAAAATGAAACTTATAGAATTCATAGTTGAGTTGGTGGAAATATGAAACTTATAGAATCCAAAACAACTAtggattaaaagaaaatatatgtttttattttatgtataactATGGAAGTATTTCCTTAGCTTATTTATTCAAAGTTTTATCAATACTAGcaacaacaaaatgaaaaaaaaaaaaaaaaaaaaaaatcgaacaTTAGTTAAATACCTTTGTGTTTAGTAAACTTATCTACAAGCATGaagatttgtttttattcttctttgctatgaaaaagataattatatgagaaatcatatataatatattaaagtcaAATGATAATTAGAATccaaatttaattgaaattaaccTCAAAttgtattataattttgtgtcaaatattcattttaattttcttaattttggtgcCAAGTGACCAATTCATGATACTTAGCGACAAGGATGAGATGAACACTTCACTACCTAGTTAAGATTATCTCATCGCCACTACTATTTGTATGTTTCAGTGCTTGAACATAGATGACAATCCAGTTTTATTTgacaatttaattttgaaaaatgaaagtcTATATTCTTGTGCACCCTTCTCAAGtagtgaaaacaaaaaatcattagGAATGTAGGGGGGAAATCTTCAAAGAAGAACATAAAAGCATAAAACAATTCTTAATGATACTATCCAAGTATCTCCTGAATGTAAGTTTACATCTCACATAGCTCAGCTCAACTCAAGTAGCTAAAGGCAATTTATAAACTATGACCTTGTTGTACTTTATGTGTTTTCAATCACATTTTTTAATCTGCAGTCATAATTAAGTATATGAAAATTCCATGCTATGTATGACGATTACATCTAGCAAAATGAGTTGGTTGGTCTGCTCTAACAATATATTATGAAATAGAAGTTGCAGAAATGAAGATAAAATTTGTGTCAAAATTTCATTCCATAAAACTAAAGTAGAgggaatgaaattgaaaatcaaatattattgtACTAATAGAATCCTTACTGTTCTTTAATAGTAATATGAAAATAGAGTAGTAATAAGACAACTTACAATGTTTTCATAACAAACGCAAGCATATAAAAGTAACAAAATatgcaaattttttaataatttttttttttcatttcgaTCATAAGCATCTCTTTGTAGTGGATCACTTAAAACTTGATAAGATTTCCTAATATTtgcaaacataaaaaataatgaaataaattgGACTTAAATATCAAGAGTAAAAGACATGATTTTAATGTTGGCAACCAAGTTCTAGGGGAAGAAgcattaagaaaaaaaacataacataactttgagggaaaatatttttatttcttcttattCATTTAAATCGAGGTTTGTGAAGGGGAAAATCAAGGGAGGGAGATTATTTTTCACTCCCTTAAATACATGCATATTAGGCATTCCTTACACAAtcatatcaaattatccaaGCTTGTAAAAGATTaagttagaacttagaaaaaTCACTTAGCAAGCAAGGGAACCATAACTTGGTTGGGTGTAAGCATGGTAAATGACCTTATGACCAACATATTCCATAGTGGATTGAAATGTTGAAAGCATCCCAATCCAGGATGGCAATGGGGTGGGGTAGGGCTGGAGGATGAGATCTTCGTCCCTGCCCTGTCCTGCTTTGGGGTGCGGGGCAAACTACCTTGCCCCATCCTTGCCTTTGGGGCCCCGTAGGAACCCGCCTCGCCCTGCCcctaatataattttatatatataaataaattttttgttacaataatataaattacaacaaaacaaaatgttttaaaatccaAGCATTTTAATAAACCAAGTACTTAAATAGTCTAATACGTAACAAcctatttcaaaatttcttataacaaaataaacattgtcTTTGCATGAACAGAATCATCAAGGATAATTGACTAgttctttaacaaaattaacataacaaaataaacattgtcttataacaaaataaaaattgactaGTTCTTTAAGAATAATTTTCGCTTTCTCCCAATGTAGTGGCACCACTTTCTTTTTCATCATCAGAATCATCAAGGATGTTTAGAAATGTATTAGCTTCAATTCCATCTACAATAGATGAAAGGcctaaaaaaagtaaaacaaattcaatcaaacaactaaaaaatacaatgaaaaaTGTAGCAACATAAATCATTGAATAGATTAAGGGTTTGTTTAAGATccattattttgctaaaactgaaaactttttgctaaaaatactgtagataaatgtaaaagttaactaaaatagtatagtgagatccataaatagtactaaaaagtataGTGGGGATGTTTAGAAATGTATTAGCTTCAATTCCATCTACAATAGATGAAAGGcctaaaaaaagtaaaacaaattcaatcaaacAACTGAAAAATACAATGAAGAATGCAACAACATAAATCATTGAATagattaagggtctgtttgaaatccgcttattttactaaaactgaaaactttttactaaaagtactgtagataaatgtaaaagttaactaaaataatatagtaagacccataaatagtactaaaaagtatagtaggacccataaatagtagcaacaattagctgaatagtaaaataagttagcaaaaaataagctaTCCAAACAGACACTAACTAGTAAATTTGATTACCTTTGATTTTAGCCCATAACCAATTTTGAGCACACATCAGTGTCTCTACAGTCTTTGCATGAAGTTTACTACGATGTGGACTTAGCAGCCTACCACTTGTGCTAAATGCTGACTCCAAAGCAACAGTTGACACTGGAATGGCTAGGATATCCCTTACAATACGTTGCAAAGTAGGATACTTAGGCCCATTAGATTTCCACCAGGCCAAAATATCAAACTCCAAAGTTCTTGGCATTAGATCATCCTCAAGGTAATGCTCAAACTCCAATTTAATAttcccacctttttttttttttttttttgactaagATATCTTTCAAAGTCCATAAGGGAGTCATCAACTTGGGGATCCTCACTTACACAAGTGCCACGAGTACTTTCCCTACCCATTCTCCTAGAAGTATAGTCACGAATCATTTCATACAAGTATCTCTAAccttttgaatttcattttcaGCTTCGTCACCATAAATAAGAGGAAAATAATATTCCAACAATTCAATCTTATATCTTGGGTCTAAAATGGTTGCCGCAGCCATAACACAATGAATCACATTCCAATAA contains these protein-coding regions:
- the LOC126717630 gene encoding two-component response regulator ARR22-like, whose product is MFGKGASSSKSMEIIGSEKKFSVLIVDDDPIIRKIHSALLSKFTKEIQEVKNGKEAVDLCRSGASFDIIFMDKEMPIMNGLEATKELRAMGVNSTIVGVTSCDLSSERNDFIAAGQNQCYEKPLTIEKIKSLLSELNKNN